CAGGTTGaagggagctatagtccaaaacatctggaggatggcaCCAGATTTGGGAAGGCTCACCTAGACCGTTCCAAAGGCCAATCTCTGCTCAGATCTTAGGGAGCCGACTACCATCCCATCAGCCACAAACAGCTGAAAAGCCTTTTGATTTCACACTCACGGCCTCCGTGGGGCTCCCGTCTTACCTAGAGAAACCTTTTCCGCAGCTCTGGCAAATGTACGGCTTCCCCACAGACCCATCGTGGGAGCGAACATGGTAGGACATCCTGTCTTTCCGCTTGAACCGGAGCCCGCACACCGGGCACGAGTAGGGCTTCTCGCCAGAATGCGACAGCTTGTGCCGGTTCAGGTGGTAAACATCCCGGAAAATCTTCCCGCAGATCTCACAAGCCACCTGCTTCCTCGTCCGGCTCCTCTTGCGGGGGGCTGCAGTGTCGTCTAGGCCCGGCACCCCGTTGTCCCCAAGCCTGGGTGGCGGGAGGTCTATGTACCCCAACTGCAAGCTGGTCACGCCATGCTGGGCTTCATGCTGCCGAAGGCGGTTGGCGTCAGTGAACACCTTCCCGCACAGGCCACAAGGCAAGATCCCAGCATCCCGCAGCCCTCCTGGAGCGCTGAACATCATGGAGTCCAAAAGGTTGGCTTTGCGGGGTCGGCCCCTACCCCGCTTGCTGCTTAGCGAAGGGGTGGCAGTACCGACGTTCTGAAAGGGCGAAGCCAGCAGCGGCGGTGACAGCGGACCGGCTACCATGGGGAGGCGGTCCACCCCTTGCAAGATGGGCAAGGAGGACTGGGCGGCCACAGAAAGCGCAGCCCGTGTGGCCTCGTCTTCAGGCATGCCGGCAATCCCGTTGCCATTGGGCGCCAGTCCGGTGCCATTGGTCATGTCCAGCGGAAAGCCGAGGTCGGTGGTGCCCGTGCCAGGGCGGAAAAGCATGATGTCGGGGCGAGTGGCCGGGGGCACCAAGATCTGCACGTTGGACTGCTTGATGACCTCCTGGCAGATGTCAATGACGGAGCGCATGAGGAGGAACTTGGCAGCCGTCATCAGCTCAGGGAAGCTCTCCAGGCGCACCACGATGCGAGAGGTGTAGGCAAAGTCCAGGATGTCCCCAAAGACCTTGGAGCTGATGGTGTGCATCTCCAGCTCCCTGCCCACTCCGCCGGGGCCGCCCCCTCCGGCGCCCGCGGCTGCCCCAGCCGCCTCAGCAGCGCCCCCGTCCGGCGCCCCCGCGCCCCCTCCTCCGGCGCCCTCGATCCCGCCGCCGCTCAGCCCTTGCGCGCTGAAGACCGACTCGAAGTACTCGCTGCAGGCCGCCAGCACCGCCCGGTGCGCGGGGAAGCTCTCGTCGCCCACGCGGAGCAGCACGTCGCAGAAGCGCCCGCCGCTCTTGCGCTGCTGGTTTAGGCTGTGCAGCAGGTCGGCGCTGTGCCGGCTCACCTGGTACGTGTAGCAGCCCGGCGGGGACGGGCCGCAGGGATTGCCACTGGCGGCGGCGTTGGCCTCGTTCAGCCGCTCCATCGGGGCAGCGGAGACTTCTCGACTTACCGGCCGGCCTGCTTGCGCCGGGCGCGGCCGGCAGGAGGAGCTCTTCTTCCTCGGCGCTCCCGTCGAGGGCGCGCGCCCgccaagggaggaggaggagatgggcggaatgcaaaaaaggagaaaaaagggagggggctgGGAAGGGAATGGCGCACGCGCTCCGCCTCGCGCCTTCCAGAAAATCCCGGGGCCCCGACGGCGCTGGGCACGATCGCGCCTAGCGGAGGAGACGCGCGCGGGGGCTTGCGCCACCAAtgcaaggaaggaaaggaagagagagggTTGTTGGGGGGCGAGGCAGGAACAAAaggcggagggagggggagagagagggagcgggGCGCGCGCGCAGGACGGGCCAGGCACTGCAGAAGCGAAGCGGCGGCCGAGGAGACCCCTCCGGgcggcttctcctcctcctcccccctctccggGCGAGCTGCTTCGCGGCCGCCACGAGGCGCTGCAGAGGGGCCGCCGCGGAGGAAGCCGCTCCTCCTGCTGCTagaagaggcggcggcggcggcagcggccttTTCTTCGCCGTCGGGGCTGGGAAGTTTCCGGGGGCCGCCGGCGCGCTCGGTCCGCCTGTCCCCCTCCCTCGCTCGGTGTGTTTGGAGAGAAGGAAAGATGGCAGCGGCTGTACTTCCTCTTGCACTTTCACCcctgggggggaggaagagaaggagcaggaggaggaggggggccgATAGTCCCGAAGTCCCCCCCCACGCtgcaacagcaaaaaaggggcgAGCGGGCCGTACTGGGGCTGCGGCGGGGCTCGGCTGGAGGGCCCGGGCAGCCCTGCTGCAAACTTTGCTGGCTCTTCTTCGGCTCCGGCGCCCCCCCCCTACGGATAAAGGGACCCCCCCCGCTCGCCTTTCTCTCcggctccctccctctctgcagcGACTGAAgctctgcccccctccctccccgcATCCGCCAATGCAAGAGCAGCCAGAGGCGGCAGGCCGGCCCCCCACGCCACCGCCAACCCCCCTTCCTGGCCGCGGGGGCTGGGGGCTGTTGCAGACGCCCTCCCCCGCGCAGATCCGCCAATGCCGAGCCAGCAGCGGCAAGGGCCCCCGCCCCAGGCGGAGCGGGAAGGAGAGTCGCCCCCCCCGATATCTCTAGGCTTGAACTACGCAGTGGGGGGAGACTGCAGTCTGAATGCCCCCCGTTGCTCAATGCTGATGGTGCAATACAACCTCGCCCCCACCCGCTAATGCCAGAGAAAGCCCCCCCTCCCTGCGCTGAAGAAGCCGATCCCTGGAGGGCCGGCTCGGAGCAGCGCTTGGCCTGGCCTGGCTGAAGGGGGTCGCCGGGCTTGCTCCTCGCAGGCGCGGGCGGAGACCCCCGACGGCTGCAGGAGCTCCCCGCCGCGCcgcttctccccctcctctggAGTCCCCCGGCGCTGGGGAGGGAGCGCTTCTGCGCCCATTTGGGCCCTCTTCGGAGGTCGCAGCGCACCTGGAGCCGTCGAAGGCTCTCTGCGGAGCATGTCCAAGCGCTCGCTCCGAGGGCCACCGCTCTCGGGGACGGCCAGGCAGGCCCCTCGGCGGGCGCTGCAGCACCACTGCGGGCCCGTCGTCGGAAGTCCTCCTGCCCGGcagtttttaacattttataggATGTTGCCACAATTGCGCACTGAAATAAGAACGAACGTTTCGCTTCTATAGGGGGGGAAGGAGCCGGCAGCTGAGCCTTCCCAGTAACCCCCGTTTCCAGATCCACCCCCCTTCCCTAAATCTGACACGGAAAGAGCTGGAGGAGCGAGCCTGGCACCCCCGCTTCTTCCCACACCCCGCTTTCCCATTCCCGATCTCAGACACCGGGTTTCTTCCTGTGCTGGTTGGCAAGCTCCAAGCACGTGCAAAACTTTCGCTTCACCTCTGAAAGAAATGAAATGCCATTGTGGGCATTGATATGCAAATCCGCAGCAAAGCTATCCGCCCCCCCTCCCCAGTATCCTAAGCTGCCCTTAGGGCCCTGGGATACCTTCACGGCTCCAGGTGCCCGTCTCTGGCGAGGATGCCCAACTGGCAAGTGCAGCAAGCGATGTCAAAACGTCCTTTTCATTCCAGTAATTCTAACTCCAGCAAACCTGTGGCACCTGTAGCAGAATTACCCTTTAAATCTACTTTTCTCTTTGCGGGAAGCAATTGCTGTCACAGAAATAAAAACTGACTTGGATACAGCAAAAGCGTTATTCATCCTTAAGCAGGTGGTATTTCATACGGTCCTTGGAACGAAATGGAAGGTGAAGAAACTGGCACAGCCTCCCATTCCTTCCCTCACAGACCCTCCCGTTTTACCACCTCGTTTttgcttcctctttcagcaattcccacctttcctcctcaaGTTTCATGATGCTTTCTTTGCACATCTGTTGCCATGGCACCTTTGTGCTTCCAACATTCTCTCCTCTTGGGTATTACGGAGGATCTGGCCCCTCGGATGCTGCCAGCACACaaggttataatgatgcagcccaCTAActgctactcagagtaaacccactgaaattaatgaacctaagttagccatgcccattagtATCAGTGGTCTActctatgactaacattggatgcaacccggCTTCACcatggcttttgacacttgagagagaTATGTTAGGACCCTCTCTGGTTGTGTATGTAATTTGtattaaactatttttaaaaatgtattttatattgttgtgacccaccctggggcctACAGGTgggggcaggtaataaatataataaataataatactgttttaaGAGTGATTTTAGCCCCACTCCAAAAAATCTAATCTAATTAATGTGTGGTACCTACTTCATTGTTATTTCTTTCAATAGGCAAAACAATCCAATGGTCCTGCTAAACCAGCAGGTCATTCTGAATGACAGTTGCAAGGGATCTCAGAGGTCATCTGTCCCAGCCACCTCCCAGTGCTGGGAATCAGTTGCTACCAGATCTGTGACAGGTGGCGCTACAGCCTCTGCTTTGACTCCTCTTAGGATCTGCCTTGTAAGGCAGTCAGCTCTGCTACTGAAGAGCTCATCAGGTCTTCCTAACATTTAGTCAAAATCCTTTTTAAGGATATATAACACAGGACgagtctgctagatcaggcccatggtccatctagtgcagtcTCCTGTCCTCACGGTGGCCAAATAGATACTTTTGGGAAcatcacaagcaggacttgagtgcaagattCCCAATAACTGCTACTCGAGAGGCATACCGCCTTCAGCACtggaacatagccactgtggctagtagccgttggtagccttaccctccatgcctttgtctaatcctctttcaaagccatccaagttggttctTTCTTCTGTCCTCGGCCAAGCACTTCCTTTGGCCCCCTGCCGTTCTGGTCGCCCTCCGCATCCGTGCCAGGCTGCCAACATCCTTATTCGACTGAGGCCCAGAAGTGGACGCAGCACTTCTGTGTGAGGAATCTGACCACAATCAGACTGGAATGGTCCCTTTACTGCTCACGATCTAGACGCTGTGCTTTTGGCTGATGGAACCTGGGATTGCATTcgatgctggactagctgagcctttggcctgatcctacTGAGCCGGCAATTTACTCTCACTTGGCACAAAAATTGGGGAGTGCAGGAAAGGACTCCAGGACGCAACTCAACTGCCGAGTTGGTGGCAACATCGCTGACTCCCGCCCATCTTGCCACGGTGCCAGCTACCCCATGAGAGGCAGCCGCGGAAGGAGCCAGTCTACTCGGCTACGGAGATGCCCCACCAGGCAGGACGCCACCACAGCACCTCTCGTCGCAGTCTCTCGTGGGGCTCGGGCAGGAAGGGACTAGGAGTCCCTGGTTGCACAtgcgggttcaaatccccttgtACCCCGCGGCCTCAGAAGCGTCCTGACGTACAAGTGCAAAGGGCCGCGTGAAGTGGctggaaagggagggaaaggcGATGCGTTCAGTCGCCCATCCTTAGTCTTGGCGACTGCGGGCGAGCCAGGGCCCTCTTGGAGATGGCTGAGGGCTTGGCGGAACACTTCCTGAGATGTCTGCCGGGGGTCGCGATTGTACGCGGTGCTCGGCCCTGTACGGTGTTTAGCTGTATTTTAATCTCTCATTTCTTATGGTGCCTCTTATGGTAGTATTACCGTTTGAATGCCACAAAATCCAATGTCAATACAACAAAGACGGAGGTGGCGCCCACAGCGTTCGCCACACAGCCACAGGCCTGCCGTGGGCCACCGGAGGAAGCCCGGGGAGCCCAGGTTGGGAGCCCCTGATATAAGCTTTATCATCTCATCTGCGTGTAGGCCCAGACCCGAGAGCGGTAAAGAGAGGGCGGGCCGCTGACTCCGGCAATTCCCGCTCCCGGCCACTAGGCGGCGGGGGAGTCGTTATGGCGACGCAGGAGGCTTCTGCTTTGTGCTTCGCTCTGGTCACCTCACTCTATGGTACTCCCGCCTGTGGAAAAAAAAGCGGGAGGAGCGCGCTCGAGGAAGGGCGGGGTCAACTCTCGCTCGCGCACTCTCCCTCTCCCCGCAGGGCTTTTGTCGGAAGTCGCGCGAGAACATGTATTCGGCGCATGCGCGGCCCAAACAGGCCTGAGGAGAACGATCCGTGAGGTACAGCTGTtcccgctgctgccgccgccgccatcaTGACTACGACGTTGGCCAAGATCGCCGAGATAGAGGCCGAGGTAACCGGCAGCGGCTGAGTGGCGCCTCAGCTCCTGCCCTGTGGCTCTAGCGAgaagttggagggggagagaggaagagccGTGACGCCAGTAGAGCCTCTATGCGCTGCGGCAGTCTATCTCTGAGAATCCAATGctgggggaggctgctgctgctgccgcctctgGCTGGGCAGAGGATGCTGGCCGGCAGGCTTGGGGGTGGGtaggaggaacctttggccctccagatgttgctcagctgcatttcccatcagccccagttagcatagaGCCCGCGgagaaggctgatgggagttgtggtccagcaacagcaGGAGGGTGCACAGGTGCCCCATCCCTGCTGAGCAGCGCTGCTGGACTgcagctgcccttggccctgctggctgatgGGGTTGGAGTCCcaccaacagctggagggcaccagggcaGGGAAAGGCCGGCGTCTGGGCAGGGAAGAGAGGCTGaggatcatagaatcgtagagttggaagggacctataaggccatcaagtccaaccccctgctcagtgcaggaatccaaatcaaagcattcctgacagatggctgtccagctgcctcttgaaa
This Rhineura floridana isolate rRhiFlo1 chromosome 19, rRhiFlo1.hap2, whole genome shotgun sequence DNA region includes the following protein-coding sequences:
- the PATZ1 gene encoding POZ-, AT hook-, and zinc finger-containing protein 1 isoform X6; protein product: MERLNEANAAASGNPCGPSPPGCYTYQVSRHSADLLHSLNQQRKSGGRFCDVLLRVGDESFPAHRAVLAACSEYFESVFSAQGLSGGGIEGAGGGGAGAPDGGAAEAAGAAAGAGGGGPGGVGRELEMHTISSKVFGDILDFAYTSRIVVRLESFPELMTAAKFLLMRSVIDICQEVIKQSNVQILVPPATRPDIMLFRPGTGTTDLGFPLDMTNGTGLAPNGNGIAGMPEDEATRAALSVAAQSSLPILQGVDRLPMVAGPLSPPLLASPFQNVGTATPSLSSKRGRGRPRKANLLDSMMFSAPGGLRDAGILPCGLCGKVFTDANRLRQHEAQHGVTSLQLGYIDLPPPRLGDNGVPGLDDTAAPRKRSRTRKQVACEICGKIFRDVYHLNRHKLSHSGEKPYSCPVCGLRFKRKDRMSYHVRSHDGSVGKPYICQSCGKGFSRPDHLNGHIKQVHTSERPHKCQTCNASFATRDRLRSHLACHEDKVPCQVCGKYLRAAYMADHLKKHSEGPSNFCTICNREGQKCSHSDQIESSDSYGDLSDASDLKTPEKQNANGSFSCDMVVAKSKLESEGDKKYPCPECGSFFRSKSYLNKHIQKVHVRSLGAPLGDLGPTLGSPFSPQQNMSLLESFGFQIVQSAFASSLVDPEVDPQPMGPDGK
- the PATZ1 gene encoding POZ-, AT hook-, and zinc finger-containing protein 1 isoform X9, which gives rise to MERLNEANAAASGNPCGPSPPGCYTYQVSRHSADLLHSLNQQRKSGGRFCDVLLRVGDESFPAHRAVLAACSEYFESVFSAQGLSGGGIEGAGGGGAGAPDGGAAEAAGAAAGAGGGGPGGVGRELEMHTISSKVFGDILDFAYTSRIVVRLESFPELMTAAKFLLMRSVIDICQEVIKQSNVQILVPPATRPDIMLFRPGTGTTDLGFPLDMTNGTGLAPNGNGIAGMPEDEATRAALSVAAQSSLPILQGVDRLPMVAGPLSPPLLASPFQNVGTATPSLSSKRGRGRPRKANLLDSMMFSAPGGLRDAGILPCGLCGKVFTDANRLRQHEAQHGVTSLQLGYIDLPPPRLGDNGVPGLDDTAAPRKRSRTRKQVACEICGKIFRDVYHLNRHKLSHSGEKPYSCPVCGLRFKRKDRMSYHVRSHDGSVGKPYICQSCGKGFSRPDHLNGHIKQVHTSERPHKCQTCNASFATRDRLRSHLACHEDKVPCQVCGKYLRAAYMADHLKKHSEGPSNFCTICNRGLQTPGAHPEWGSSVPQRQDLWHQRRPEMLTFGSD
- the PATZ1 gene encoding POZ-, AT hook-, and zinc finger-containing protein 1 isoform X8, whose protein sequence is MERLNEANAAASGNPCGPSPPGCYTYQVSRHSADLLHSLNQQRKSGGRFCDVLLRVGDESFPAHRAVLAACSEYFESVFSAQGLSGGGIEGAGGGGAGAPDGGAAEAAGAAAGAGGGGPGGVGRELEMHTISSKVFGDILDFAYTSRIVVRLESFPELMTAAKFLLMRSVIDICQEVIKQSNVQILVPPATRPDIMLFRPGTGTTDLGFPLDMTNGTGLAPNGNGIAGMPEDEATRAALSVAAQSSLPILQGVDRLPMVAGPLSPPLLASPFQNVGTATPSLSSKRGRGRPRKANLLDSMMFSAPGGLRDAGILPCGLCGKVFTDANRLRQHEAQHGVTSLQLGYIDLPPPRLGDNGVPGLDDTAAPRKRSRTRKQVACEICGKIFRDVYHLNRHKLSHSGEKPYSCPVCGLRFKRKDRMSYHVRSHDGSVGKPYICQSCGKGFSRPDHLNGHIKQVHTSERPHKCQQEIGTLHGISSETSTSIEQLKLQETCNASFATRDRLRSHLACHEDKVPCQVCGKYLRAAYMADHLKKHSEGPSNFCTICNRGLQTPGAHPEWGSSVPQRQDLWHQRPEMLTFGSD
- the PATZ1 gene encoding POZ-, AT hook-, and zinc finger-containing protein 1 isoform X1 gives rise to the protein MERLNEANAAASGNPCGPSPPGCYTYQVSRHSADLLHSLNQQRKSGGRFCDVLLRVGDESFPAHRAVLAACSEYFESVFSAQGLSGGGIEGAGGGGAGAPDGGAAEAAGAAAGAGGGGPGGVGRELEMHTISSKVFGDILDFAYTSRIVVRLESFPELMTAAKFLLMRSVIDICQEVIKQSNVQILVPPATRPDIMLFRPGTGTTDLGFPLDMTNGTGLAPNGNGIAGMPEDEATRAALSVAAQSSLPILQGVDRLPMVAGPLSPPLLASPFQNVGTATPSLSSKRGRGRPRKANLLDSMMFSAPGGLRDAGILPCGLCGKVFTDANRLRQHEAQHGVTSLQLGYIDLPPPRLGDNGVPGLDDTAAPRKRSRTRKQVACEICGKIFRDVYHLNRHKLSHSGEKPYSCPVCGLRFKRKDRMSYHVRSHDGSVGKPYICQSCGKGFSRPDHLNGHIKQVHTSERPHKCQQEIGTLHGISSETSTSIEQLKLQETCNASFATRDRLRSHLACHEDKVPCQVCGKYLRAAYMADHLKKHSEGPSNFCTICNRGFSSASYLKVHVKTHHGVPLPQVSRHPEPIPNGGAAFHSVRTSGIKEGQKCSHSDQIESSDSYGDLSDASDLKTPEKQNANGSFSCDMVVAKSKLESEGDKKYPCPECGSFFRSKSYLNKHIQKVHVRSLGAPLGDLGPTLGSPFSPQQNMSLLESFGFQIVQSAFASSLVDPEVDPQPMGPDGK
- the PATZ1 gene encoding POZ-, AT hook-, and zinc finger-containing protein 1 isoform X7 translates to MERLNEANAAASGNPCGPSPPGCYTYQVSRHSADLLHSLNQQRKSGGRFCDVLLRVGDESFPAHRAVLAACSEYFESVFSAQGLSGGGIEGAGGGGAGAPDGGAAEAAGAAAGAGGGGPGGVGRELEMHTISSKVFGDILDFAYTSRIVVRLESFPELMTAAKFLLMRSVIDICQEVIKQSNVQILVPPATRPDIMLFRPGTGTTDLGFPLDMTNGTGLAPNGNGIAGMPEDEATRAALSVAAQSSLPILQGVDRLPMVAGPLSPPLLASPFQNVGTATPSLSSKRGRGRPRKANLLDSMMFSAPGGLRDAGILPCGLCGKVFTDANRLRQHEAQHGVTSLQLGYIDLPPPRLGDNGVPGLDDTAAPRKRSRTRKQVACEICGKIFRDVYHLNRHKLSHSGEKPYSCPVCGLRFKRKDRMSYHVRSHDGSVGKPYICQSCGKGFSRPDHLNGHIKQVHTSERPHKCQQEIGTLHGISSETSTSIEQLKLQETCNASFATRDRLRSHLACHEDKVPCQVCGKYLRAAYMADHLKKHSEGPSNFCTICNRGLQTPGAHPEWGSSVPQRQDLWHQRRPEMLTFGSD
- the PATZ1 gene encoding POZ-, AT hook-, and zinc finger-containing protein 1 isoform X2, translated to MERLNEANAAASGNPCGPSPPGCYTYQVSRHSADLLHSLNQQRKSGGRFCDVLLRVGDESFPAHRAVLAACSEYFESVFSAQGLSGGGIEGAGGGGAGAPDGGAAEAAGAAAGAGGGGPGGVGRELEMHTISSKVFGDILDFAYTSRIVVRLESFPELMTAAKFLLMRSVIDICQEVIKQSNVQILVPPATRPDIMLFRPGTGTTDLGFPLDMTNGTGLAPNGNGIAGMPEDEATRAALSVAAQSSLPILQGVDRLPMVAGPLSPPLLASPFQNVGTATPSLSSKRGRGRPRKANLLDSMMFSAPGGLRDAGILPCGLCGKVFTDANRLRQHEAQHGVTSLQLGYIDLPPPRLGDNGVPGLDDTAAPRKRSRTRKQVACEICGKIFRDVYHLNRHKLSHSGEKPYSCPVCGLRFKRKDRMSYHVRSHDGSVGKPYICQSCGKGFSRPDHLNGHIKQVHTSERPHKCQEIGTLHGISSETSTSIEQLKLQETCNASFATRDRLRSHLACHEDKVPCQVCGKYLRAAYMADHLKKHSEGPSNFCTICNRGFSSASYLKVHVKTHHGVPLPQVSRHPEPIPNGGAAFHSVRTSGIKEGQKCSHSDQIESSDSYGDLSDASDLKTPEKQNANGSFSCDMVVAKSKLESEGDKKYPCPECGSFFRSKSYLNKHIQKVHVRSLGAPLGDLGPTLGSPFSPQQNMSLLESFGFQIVQSAFASSLVDPEVDPQPMGPDGK
- the PATZ1 gene encoding POZ-, AT hook-, and zinc finger-containing protein 1 isoform X5 produces the protein MERLNEANAAASGNPCGPSPPGCYTYQVSRHSADLLHSLNQQRKSGGRFCDVLLRVGDESFPAHRAVLAACSEYFESVFSAQGLSGGGIEGAGGGGAGAPDGGAAEAAGAAAGAGGGGPGGVGRELEMHTISSKVFGDILDFAYTSRIVVRLESFPELMTAAKFLLMRSVIDICQEVIKQSNVQILVPPATRPDIMLFRPGTGTTDLGFPLDMTNGTGLAPNGNGIAGMPEDEATRAALSVAAQSSLPILQGVDRLPMVAGPLSPPLLASPFQNVGTATPSLSSKRGRGRPRKANLLDSMMFSAPGGLRDAGILPCGLCGKVFTDANRLRQHEAQHGVTSLQLGYIDLPPPRLGDNGVPGLDDTAAPRKRSRTRKQVACEICGKIFRDVYHLNRHKLSHSGEKPYSCPVCGLRFKRKDRMSYHVRSHDGSVGKPYICQSCGKGFSRPDHLNGHIKQVHTSERPHKCQQEIGTLHGISSETSTSIEQLKLQETCNASFATRDRLRSHLACHEDKVPCQVCGKYLRAAYMADHLKKHSEGPSNFCTICNREGQKCSHSDQIESSDSYGDLSDASDLKTPEKQNANGSFSCDMVVAKSKLESEGDKKYPCPECGSFFRSKSYLNKHIQKVHVRSLGAPLGDLGPTLGSPFSPQQNMSLLESFGFQIVQSAFASSLVDPEVDPQPMGPDGK
- the PATZ1 gene encoding POZ-, AT hook-, and zinc finger-containing protein 1 isoform X4 — translated: MERLNEANAAASGNPCGPSPPGCYTYQVSRHSADLLHSLNQQRKSGGRFCDVLLRVGDESFPAHRAVLAACSEYFESVFSAQGLSGGGIEGAGGGGAGAPDGGAAEAAGAAAGAGGGGPGGVGRELEMHTISSKVFGDILDFAYTSRIVVRLESFPELMTAAKFLLMRSVIDICQEVIKQSNVQILVPPATRPDIMLFRPGTGTTDLGFPLDMTNGTGLAPNGNGIAGMPEDEATRAALSVAAQSSLPILQGVDRLPMVAGPLSPPLLASPFQNVGTATPSLSSKRGRGRPRKANLLDSMMFSAPGGLRDAGILPCGLCGKVFTDANRLRQHEAQHGVTSLQLGYIDLPPPRLGDNGVPGLDDTAAPRKRSRTRKQVACEICGKIFRDVYHLNRHKLSHSGEKPYSCPVCGLRFKRKDRMSYHVRSHDGSVGKPYICQSCGKGFSRPDHLNGHIKQVHTSERPHKCQTCNASFATRDRLRSHLACHEDKVPCQVCGKYLRAAYMADHLKKHSEGPSNFCTICNRGFSSASYLKVHVKTHHGVPLPQVSRHPEPIPNGGAAFHSVRTSGIKEGQKCSHSDQIESSDSYGDLSDASDLKTPEKQNANGSFSCDMVVAKSKLESEGDKKYPCPECGSFFRSKSYLNKHIQKVHVRSLGAPLGDLGPTLGSPFSPQQNMSLLESFGFQIVQSAFASSLVDPEVDPQPMGPDGK
- the PATZ1 gene encoding POZ-, AT hook-, and zinc finger-containing protein 1 isoform X3 gives rise to the protein MERLNEANAAASGNPCGPSPPGCYTYQVSRHSADLLHSLNQQRKSGGRFCDVLLRVGDESFPAHRAVLAACSEYFESVFSAQGLSGGGIEGAGGGGAGAPDGGAAEAAGAAAGAGGGGPGGVGRELEMHTISSKVFGDILDFAYTSRIVVRLESFPELMTAAKFLLMRSVIDICQEVIKQSNVQILVPPATRPDIMLFRPGTGTTDLGFPLDMTNGTGLAPNGNGIAGMPEDEATRAALSVAAQSSLPILQGVDRLPMVAGPLSPPLLASPFQNVGTATPSLSSKRGRGRPRKANLLDSMMFSAPGGLRDAGILPCGLCGKVFTDANRLRQHEAQHGVTSLQLGYIDLPPPRLGDNGVPGLDDTAAPRKRSRTRKQVACEICGKIFRDVYHLNRHKLSHSGEKPYSCPVCGLRFKRKDRMSYHVRSHDGSVGKPYICQSCGKGFSRPDHLNGHIKQVHTSERPHKCQQEIGTLHGISSETSTSIEQLKLQETCNASFATRDRLRSHLACHEDKVPCQVCGKYLRAAYMADHLKKHSEGPSNFCTICNRGFSSASYLKVHVKTHHGVPLPQVSRHPEPIPNGGAAFHSVRTSGIKGQKCSHSDQIESSDSYGDLSDASDLKTPEKQNANGSFSCDMVVAKSKLESEGDKKYPCPECGSFFRSKSYLNKHIQKVHVRSLGAPLGDLGPTLGSPFSPQQNMSLLESFGFQIVQSAFASSLVDPEVDPQPMGPDGK